The sequence below is a genomic window from Deinococcus roseus.
TAGCTGGGTGTGACGAGGTTTTTTTCGCTGCAATGGTCGTGGATAAGGTCGAGCAGCGCCTGGAGGGTGTAAGGGCGGAAGGTGGGGCTGCCCATGGGGATGAGCCAGTGCTGGTCGATCAGGGTTTGCACGAGGCGTTCGACTTCGGGACTCAGGGTGTGCTGATGAAGCTGATTTTTGCGTTTCTCCAGGAACTGCGGAATGTTGACAGCGTGCTGGTGACCGCCGAGGTTCAGGAATGTCTTGTAGTAACGGCGGAGGGTGGGAACGGAAATGCAGGCTTTTTGGCAAAGGCTTGCTTCGTGGGCTTTGGGGATGCCAGTGCTGCCTCTGTCCCGGAAGTATGGGAGGAGGTGCTCCAGGGCGTGGGTGGCGCGGGCATACTTCAGGGAGATCATCCTCTCAGCTTACTGGACAGGATAGAAATCAAATCAGAATGCAGAGCTGTCTAGATTGATATCAGAACAGACTGCAACTGACAGTCATGCAGGCACTGTATTCCCTCAATCCAGGCTGCTACCAATAGTTGGTCAGGAGGTTCATCTGTTCAGCAGATTTCTCTCTGCCATGGTCCAGGTGAACATCCAATCGGGATGGATGTGCTGCCAGTCACCAGGCTCCCAGCCTGCAGCCCCCCTTCTGTGAGCCAATGTTGCCGCTCCCGCAATGCCCGGAGCACTTCATGTGGACATTCAACTGGACCATGTTCACCTGCAAGCACGGCCCTCGAAGCCCACACATTCACCGCTCCTGTTCACCAGCGTTTTGATGTTTTCAAAATGCAGGACCTGCAAAATGCTCCCAAGTCCTCAGCGAAACTCTGGCATGTACAAATTGTGGATGTTGGTGATTTCGGCAGCCAGCCCGGCCTCACTGAGATCGCCACTCTGGAACTTTAAGATTGCCATCTCCAATTCGAAATGTTTCAACAATCCCCTTCCGTCAAGGCACACATCACCACTCAGCACATGTTTTTCGCACAAATTGACCAGAACTGGAAACATTCGTTCTTTGGCGTGGAAGATATCCTCCAGCTGTCGGGGCCGGTTGTAGGGCCCGAAGTCCATCACCTGGCGGGTGCCATCTGGCCTCAGCACCACCGCACTTCTGTCAGTGATGTAAAGTGGCTGCGCTCCCTCCGTGAACACAAAGCTAAAGTATTGCTCTTCAATGGCATCCCGGTGAAATTCGATGGCCACCAACGACTGGTTTCTTGAGGGGTAAATCAAAAAGTCTCCATAGTTCAGCATGTTCCCGCTCACGACGAGGGGAGAAATGTATTGCCCCACCAGTTCTCGCTCATCATCCCAAGACAACACCAGTGCTTTGGCACTGGATCGGTCTTTCAAAACCATTCCTCCAGCGTCATCAACAGGAACCGCCATGAAGGGAAGATGGAAAATCTGTTTTTTCTCGCATTTCTCCAGGCACGACCACACCGAAACCTCATGAAATCCATCCTCACCTTCACCGATCAACACCAGGGTCGGTTGTTTGGCCCGGTCTTCATCTTTCCAGGGTTCCACAATGTCCAAGATTTGTGGGTTCAACACCCCCTCGATGGTCCTGGATTCTCCTGAAGCTGTGTCCGTCAAATAAACCCGGTCTCGCAACTCGAAGGCATATTCATGCTGGGCGTGAAAGGCTTGACGGGGCTGCTCCGGCCATTGTCCTGCAGCAGGCAGGGTGAACATGAGTTCAGGCTCCAGGGTGATGTTTTGCTCAGATTGAGGATCTGGTGGAAGCAAGCTCTCGTAGGCCCGGTGATTTTGATCCACCCAGAAGACACTGTTGTCGAGGCCAGTCTGCCCGTAATACAACGCGGAGGAGAGGACAAGCGTTTGGACTTTTTGGAGTTCGCTTGCGGTCTTCAAGAGATCATAAAAGTCCATGTTCAGGTACCTGAAATCCACATCCCCATTTTTCAACTGGTAATAATGGGATTTGCCTTCCAACATGTGGTCCACCAGCAAGGCCTGAGCCACATCGGGATGGTCTTCCAGCAGCACTGCTGGGGTGGGTGGTGTGTAAAAAAAGGTGTGGTCCCGACGGATGTGGGGGAAGTCTGCACTGAGAAAGTACGCGTTGATGGTGTTCCACTGGTCCTGGAATCCCGCATTGCTGTTCCACGTGAAGGAAATCTGGGAGGTGGGTTCAGGGGTCAATTTCACAATGAATGACCGTCCTTGAAACTGGTACGTGTTCAGATAGGCTTCTTGCAATGGAGTCCAGTGTGGACTCAATTCCAGAATGTCTGACTGCATGGCCTGGGTTTCCCAGTGGAGGATGGTACTGCGTGCATCCTGTGGAAATGAAAAGCACACGTCACCTACACCCTGGGAGCATGCTGTTTCCTGCCATCCCAGTTTCCGGGCAATGCCCTGGATGGCAGTCAGGTCAGAGGGAGCGGCGAGACTGTTGGTGCAACACAACAGAAGGGCGGTGCTGATGGTCATGTTCAAATGCGTGTTCACTGCTTCAAGCCTTTCAGGTCACTTTGACATCACAGTAGACGTTTTGCGTTCCATCATCATAAAAGGAAAAGCTCCACGAAGTTGCCCACATCCAGCAACCAAAGGAACGTGAGGCAATGTGTTCATCGTCAACCATCTTCTCAACAAGAGTGACGCATGGGATGGTCCTGCGTTTGTGGGGCTTCTTGAGGGGAAGTTCACATTGACCATGGCAGCGAGATTTCTGCTGAACGGTTTCCGTCCTGGTCACAAAAAAGGGGGACCGGGCAGCTGGTGACAGCTTCGGCAATTCACCTCGCGCAACGCCCCTGTACATCCTGAAGGAAAACTGGACTGGTGATCACCCCGCTCACCCGGTACTCTTCTTGCAATCCCGAACACTGCTCGGAGGATTCACACCTTTTGGGAACAGCAAAGCGGTCACCTTGAGGTTTCAGCCTCCCCCAAAGCCAGAGCCATGCTTCGCGCACTGCGCAAGCACCTCCTGGTCCCAGGCCAGGTAGGCCTCCCTGTACGCTTTGAGGCAGTCCACCACTTCAACAGCAGCAATCCGGTCATGCTTTCTTGCAAGGTGCCCGGGTGAACTCATTCGCACCCACCATCTCCACCCTCGCCGCCATATCCGGAATCTGCAGCGAAAGCCACCAACGCATCCCCACCAGCTGAGACCTGCAACACCCGTTTCTCGTACAGGCTGTTCCAGGTGGATTCCTGCATCCCGCTGACTTTCAGGTACTTCAACACCGCCTCTTCCGGCCACTTCAAGCCCACCAGTTCACCCAGTGGGGCAGCGGCGGCGTAAGTCAAAGCAGAGCGGTTGTGCAGCATCTTGCTGATGGAGAGCACCATCCCGGTCAGCACGCACAGCAGCATCAGCGCAGCCAGATGCAAAGTCAAGGCAGGAAGCCAGTGGATCATCAGCACCGCAGCCAGCCCGGCACCGAACCACACATCCGGTGAGAACACCACACCTTTGCGGTGGTGGCGGCGGGCTTCAGCGACAAGCTCATCAAAGTATTGCTGCAAGGCCACCTCAGCAGACCTGCTCACCACCACACCGTTGCGGGTGGGGTAAGGCAGGCGGGTCAAATCAATCACCCCATACCGGGTGAAGTGTTTGGCCCGGTACAACAATTCGAGCATGACATGCAGGTGACCGGGGAGGGCACTGCAGTGGAAGGTGCCCTCCTGAATGTGTGGACCGACTTCCAGGAAACGAACTTCAAAAGATTCACGGATGATGGGCATCATTCCTCCTCGGGGTAAGGCATTTGACCGCTGTTCCAGCGTTCCACGGTGATGTGCTTGTGGGCCAGGTAGAGACGGATCAGGTCGGCAAGGGGCAACTCTGGCTGCTGGGACAGCCACACCAGATCTTCTGCGGCTTCAAACAAGAAGCGACGCCGGAACGCTGGAATTTTTCGGCGGCGCACCTCCAGAACCTGCAGGGCAACAAACACCACCAGAAAAATGGCCGCCAGCCCCAGCAACCATGGGGAAGGAGACACACTTTGGTACACCACGCTGGCCACCAGCAGCAGCACAGCAAGCACCGAGAGCACCAGGTTCGCGGTGAGGGCCTGCTGGCGTTTCAGGTGAACTCTTGCTGCCTGCAGGTGCTGCTTGAAGTACGCCTCCAGGAAGGCTGCGTTGTCCGCTGGGCGCACCACAGCCACGGGCGTTCCATCCGGTGCAGGGAACACCAGGGTGGCTCCATTGAGCATTCCAGGACCGGTCTGGTGCTGGTAACGCGTGAGGAGTTCCAGCAGCATCACCTGCCGCCCTGGGTGACCTTGCACGGTCACGGTGAGGACTTCCTGCCTGTCTGGGTCAGAGAGCAGGCGATGAACTTGGGTGGTCCGGGTCATCATGGCCTCCTTAAGTGTTGGAGCGAATCCCCCCATCAGGTGAAATACGCTCCACTGGTGGTTGAGGGAAAGCCCTGGCTTTCCCTCAAAACCTTTTTCTGCACAACAAAAAACCCCTGCTGTTGCAGGGGCAGAGAGGAAGGTTTTTCAAGGAGAAGCAGCCGCGACTTTCTCCGGGTTCTGGTAGGCCTCCAGGGGCCGACCGTTGCAAGGACAGGTGATCAGGGTGATGTAACGCACCGACTCCTCACCTTCTTTGAGGTGCTCGGGGTCGGTGGGGCGTGCCCCACGGGAGTATTTGACGATTTTGGGGAGCCCTAAGTTTCTTGGTGTCCACCTCCTCGAGCTCACGCCGCTTGTAGACCTGTCCCTTGTGGAACACGCATTTTTCACCTTCCTGACTCAAAAATTCACGTGCGCCAATCAGGGACCAGTCAAACGTGTCGGCCATGGAAAGCGGCAGCACCAGGCCGCCTGCGGGGATCTCTCCGCTGGTCCAGCCGCGTTTGCCGTACTGTCGCATGACGCTGAGCAGTTCATCTTCATTCCGGACCTGCACGGTGAGTCTCACGTGCCCAGAATGCCGGTGAGGTGCACCAGGATGGGCAGGGAATTGCCCTGGGGTTTGTCTTTGCCAGTCATGCATCACTCCTTTGCCTGCCCTTGCGCGAAAGCGCAAACATTAAAAGGGCACCCCCGGAATCGGGGGTGCCTGCTGTCTTAGAAGGGAAGATCTTCTTCCTCTGGGGGAAAAGCATCCTGGGAAGTGCTGCTGGACTGCGGTTTGCCCACCCCAACCGGTTGCCCCTGGGGTTTGGGGGCCTTGCTGAAGCGCTCCACGATCTCGAATGTTTCGGCAGCGAGAATGGTATTTTGGCGCTTGTTGCCTTCACTGTCCGTCCAGCTTTCGTTCTTCAGGCGGCCATCCACCAGCAGGGTGCTGCCCTTGCCTGCCTGCTTGACCAGGCTTTCGGCGTTCGCTTCCCACAGTTCCACCTGCACCCAGTGGGTTTTTTCCTGCCAGTTGCCGTCCCTGCCCTTCCAGGATTCCGTCACAGCGATGGAAGGGGAGACCACCGCTGCACCGCTCGGCACATAGCGGATTTCCGGGGCTTTGCCGAGGTTCCCCACCAGCCTCACCCAGTTGCGGGCGTTCTTCAGGCGGAACCCACCCTGCTGGTCTTGCACCAGGTCCGTTTCGGGACGGCTGACGTGGGCGATTTTGTGTTGTTTGACGGTCAGCTTGGAGTGCTTCTGACCATCTTGCTCCCAGGTCTCTTCCTGCACGCTGCCCTGCACCAGCACGGCCTGGCCCGCCTTGAAGATCTCAGCGGTGCCCTCTGCGCCCTTGCCGATCTCCACGCAACGCAGGTACCACACTGCGTCCCCTGAGGTGCCATCCGCTTTGGTGATGCTTTCCTCACCAGCCACGGTGTACTCCACCACCGGGGTGCCGTTCGGGGTGTAACGAAGTTCGGGGTCACGGGTCAAAGCGCCAATCAGGATCACTGTGTTCACGTTCATGTACTGCCTCCTTGTTTCCTGTTGAGGCGAAGCCTCAAACTTTAATGAAGTTTTGTTGCCTGGGATGCCACTGTGCCGCCAGCCTTGCGTGAACGGGTGCGCTTCAGGGAAAACACCACGATGAAAAACGCCACCGAGCAAAACGCAAACAGCACAAAAACCGTCTGGTACACATTCAAATCACTGACCCACCTGCCAAGCTGGTGGGAGAGGATCAGGAGAAGGGCGAGGGTGAGCAGGATTCTGAGCATGTTTGCCTCCTGCTTCCCTTTGAGGCGCAGCCTCAAAACTTGACATCCCCTTTTTGGGGGTTCCTGGCTCAACGGACCCGGCCGAAAGGGAAAACCCTTTCGGTCTGACAGGTCCTCCTCAGGCCTGAATTTCCGTGTGCCCCACGGTATGAAGTGCGAACTTCAGGATGTTTCGTGCCGCGTTGTGGTCCCGGTCCATCACCAGGCCACACGAGCACCGGTGCACCCGTTCCCGGAGGGACTTGGGCACCAGGGCTCCACAACCGGAGCACAAACTGGTGGTGTGCTTGGCAGGTACAAACACCATGGTGCGGCCCATCTTCCGGGCGAAGTACGACAGCCACTGCATGAACTGCCGCCAGCCGACATCCTGAATGGAGCGGGCCAGACGGTGGTTTTTCAGGAGGTTTCTCACCTGCAGTTGTTCCACGGCAAT
It includes:
- a CDS encoding single-stranded DNA-binding protein — protein: MVKYSRGARPTDPEHLKEGEESVRYITLITCPCNGRPLEAYQNPEKVAAASP
- a CDS encoding single-stranded DNA-binding protein; the protein is MNVNTVILIGALTRDPELRYTPNGTPVVEYTVAGEESITKADGTSGDAVWYLRCVEIGKGAEGTAEIFKAGQAVLVQGSVQEETWEQDGQKHSKLTVKQHKIAHVSRPETDLVQDQQGGFRLKNARNWVRLVGNLGKAPEIRYVPSGAAVVSPSIAVTESWKGRDGNWQEKTHWVQVELWEANAESLVKQAGKGSTLLVDGRLKNESWTDSEGNKRQNTILAAETFEIVERFSKAPKPQGQPVGVGKPQSSSTSQDAFPPEEEDLPF
- a CDS encoding single-stranded DNA-binding protein; this translates as MRLTVQVRNEDELLSVMRQYGKRGWTSGEIPAGGLVLPLSMADTFDWSLIGAREFLSQEGEKCVFHKGQVYKRRELEEVDTKKLRAPQNRQILPWGTPHRPRAPQRR